In one Vampirovibrionales bacterium genomic region, the following are encoded:
- a CDS encoding Dam family site-specific DNA-(adenine-N6)-methyltransferase: MSDAITPALKWPGSKRWLVDQLSELYVPYRKRWFVDLFTGSGAAVLGVHPDRAILNDANPHVMNFHKWVRMGLCIDHDMARGVDGLVVPLVNDQDIYYAHRERFNALIDAGQANSQEAALLFWYMNRTGYNGLVRFNRGGHFNTPFGRYAKLDYAGYAVKFHQIGRAMQTWRLLSRDFTLVPVKPGDFLYADPPYDNQAGGGFTGYAAGSFAWYDQVRLADFLAKHDGPVVASNAATDRIIDLYRERGFQVETVSVRRSISCKGSRRTAAMEIIATKGVRK, encoded by the coding sequence ATGTCTGATGCAATCACGCCGGCGCTAAAGTGGCCCGGCTCCAAACGATGGTTGGTGGATCAACTGAGCGAACTCTACGTGCCCTACCGCAAGCGGTGGTTCGTGGATTTGTTCACAGGGTCAGGCGCGGCGGTGCTCGGCGTGCATCCAGACCGCGCCATCCTCAACGACGCCAACCCGCACGTGATGAACTTTCACAAGTGGGTGCGCATGGGGCTGTGCATCGACCACGACATGGCGCGTGGCGTCGATGGGCTGGTGGTGCCGTTGGTCAATGACCAGGACATCTACTACGCGCACCGAGAACGCTTCAACGCGCTGATCGACGCCGGCCAAGCCAACTCACAGGAAGCGGCGCTGCTGTTCTGGTACATGAATCGCACGGGCTACAACGGGCTGGTGCGGTTCAATCGCGGCGGGCATTTCAATACGCCCTTTGGCCGCTACGCCAAGCTGGACTACGCCGGCTATGCGGTGAAGTTTCACCAGATTGGGCGGGCGATGCAAACCTGGCGCCTGTTGAGCCGGGACTTCACGCTGGTGCCCGTCAAGCCCGGCGATTTTCTCTACGCCGATCCTCCCTACGACAACCAGGCCGGCGGCGGCTTTACCGGCTACGCGGCGGGCAGCTTTGCCTGGTACGACCAGGTGCGCCTGGCGGATTTTCTGGCAAAGCACGACGGGCCGGTCGTTGCCAGCAACGCTGCCACCGACCGGATTATCGACCTGTACCGCGAGCGCGGCTTCCAGGTCGAAACGGTCTCTGTGCGCCGCTCGATTTCTTGCAAGGGCAGCCGGCGCACGGCGGCGATGGAGATCATCGCCACGAAAGGGGTGCGAAAGTGA
- a CDS encoding N-6 DNA methylase codes for MITKRKVAMPPPRPGQHGAEIIKRLERNVNGNRRAWQVFADFCEIAERCLIDQPAHIENAAAGLPVTENDETVAVWEKLFQWYPKHRENDWQNFTECYILLVDAADNAQKIDSSWDVLGEVFMDFGAPSAWHGQFFTPWVVAKMTAQITHDDSLLHTRLLEAARRVSKAGGVDGALLDSMALLSLGAPGESLQAKQGDWFNRWFLPRVAPHVEPVMVYDCACGSGVMLMASASQQPTWANQWGLVRYYGQDIDAQCVQMARINMMLHGLNGYALKCDRALLRGNLRKQGIDPDALETLPVLAPIQSAEHSPILPAAHTNGGTPARIDVEVNWANAAQLGLFA; via the coding sequence GTGATCACCAAGCGCAAAGTCGCCATGCCGCCGCCGCGCCCTGGGCAGCACGGCGCCGAGATTATCAAGCGGCTGGAACGCAACGTCAACGGCAACCGCCGCGCGTGGCAGGTCTTCGCTGACTTTTGCGAGATTGCAGAGCGATGTCTGATCGACCAGCCAGCACACATCGAGAACGCTGCTGCCGGTTTGCCCGTTACGGAGAACGACGAGACGGTCGCCGTCTGGGAGAAGCTCTTTCAGTGGTACCCGAAGCACAGGGAAAATGACTGGCAGAACTTCACGGAGTGCTACATCCTGCTTGTGGACGCCGCCGACAACGCGCAGAAGATCGATTCTTCGTGGGACGTATTGGGCGAAGTTTTCATGGACTTTGGGGCGCCGAGCGCCTGGCACGGCCAGTTCTTCACGCCGTGGGTAGTCGCCAAGATGACCGCGCAGATAACCCACGACGACAGCCTGCTGCACACGCGCCTGCTCGAAGCGGCGCGGCGCGTCTCGAAAGCCGGCGGCGTGGACGGCGCGCTGCTCGACAGCATGGCGCTGCTGAGCCTGGGTGCGCCTGGGGAGAGTCTTCAAGCCAAACAGGGCGATTGGTTCAACCGCTGGTTTTTGCCGCGCGTGGCGCCCCACGTCGAGCCGGTGATGGTGTACGACTGCGCGTGCGGCAGCGGCGTCATGCTGATGGCAAGCGCCAGCCAACAGCCAACATGGGCGAATCAGTGGGGCTTGGTGCGCTACTACGGGCAGGACATCGACGCACAGTGCGTGCAGATGGCGCGCATCAACATGATGCTGCACGGGTTGAACGGATATGCGCTCAAGTGTGACCGCGCCCTGTTGCGCGGCAACTTGCGCAAGCAAGGGATCGACCCGGACGCGCTGGAAACGCTGCCCGTACTGGCGCCAATACAATCCGCCGAACATTCACCGATATTGCCGGCGGCGCACACAAACGGCGGGACGCCGGCGCGCATCGATGTCGAGGTCAACTGGGCGAACGCAGCGCAGTTGGGTTTGTTTGCGTGA
- a CDS encoding DUF3310 domain-containing protein, whose product MFGDAQPTYEFVQHPAHYNSHPAGIECITVIEPMSFNVGTAIKHLWRAGLKPGADHVQDLRKAITYIEFEIARIERGKAGG is encoded by the coding sequence GTGTTTGGCGACGCTCAACCTACCTACGAGTTCGTACAGCACCCGGCGCACTACAACAGCCACCCGGCCGGCATTGAGTGCATTACGGTCATCGAGCCGATGAGCTTCAATGTCGGCACGGCGATTAAACACTTGTGGCGCGCCGGCCTGAAGCCAGGCGCCGACCACGTGCAGGACTTGCGCAAGGCGATCACCTATATCGAGTTCGAGATTGCGCGCATCGAGCGCGGCAAGGCCGGCGGCTGA
- a CDS encoding RNA ligase family protein yields the protein MSIKPLGRKAYGSIPHLPGSRTGPADWSCHEGQARICTVTRRDARDVIVVQQKLDGSCCAVARIGDEIVALSRAGYRAETSPYIQHWVFAWWVDQRARRFREFLADGERVVGEWLALAHGTRYDLPHEPFVVFDIMRGSERAPFLEVMARCAWGGGVGRPFTMPQLISYGPAVHVDDAMMRLSARLHGASDNIEGIVYRVEYDGKVDFLAKYVDHDKVDGIYLPEISGKPAVWNRFMGTRLNEMFDLPMITEWAAGRAKAFIQTEKETEDGSDL from the coding sequence ATGTCGATCAAACCGTTGGGGCGCAAAGCCTACGGAAGCATTCCGCATCTACCTGGCAGCCGCACCGGGCCTGCCGATTGGTCGTGCCACGAAGGACAGGCGCGCATCTGCACCGTCACGCGTCGCGACGCCAGAGACGTGATCGTTGTGCAGCAGAAACTTGACGGGTCGTGCTGCGCCGTGGCGCGCATCGGTGACGAGATCGTCGCCTTGTCGCGCGCCGGCTATCGTGCCGAGACCTCGCCCTATATCCAGCACTGGGTCTTCGCCTGGTGGGTGGATCAGCGGGCGCGGCGCTTTCGTGAGTTTCTGGCGGATGGCGAGCGCGTGGTCGGTGAGTGGCTGGCGTTGGCGCACGGCACGCGATACGACTTGCCGCACGAACCGTTCGTGGTCTTCGACATCATGCGCGGCAGTGAGCGTGCGCCCTTCCTGGAAGTGATGGCGCGCTGTGCGTGGGGCGGCGGCGTGGGGCGTCCATTCACTATGCCGCAACTGATCAGCTACGGGCCGGCGGTGCATGTGGATGATGCCATGATGCGTCTGAGTGCGCGCCTGCACGGTGCGTCCGACAATATCGAGGGTATCGTCTATCGCGTTGAGTATGACGGCAAGGTCGATTTCCTTGCCAAGTACGTCGATCACGACAAGGTGGATGGCATTTACCTGCCAGAGATCAGCGGCAAGCCGGCGGTGTGGAACCGGTTCATGGGCACGCGTCTCAACGAGATGTTCGACCTGCCGATGATTACGGAGTGGGCGGCAGGACGGGCAAAAGCATTCATCCAAACAGAAAAGGAAACCGAAGATGGCAGCGATCTTTGA
- a CDS encoding site-specific DNA-methyltransferase: protein MTATPQGGVALAFTSPPYNVGKEYDADLSFDDYRQLLRDVAAEVYRVLMPGGRYVVNVANLGRKPYIPLHAMIWQDMQATGWLPMGEIIWRKAKGAGGSCAWGSWRSARAPRLRDVHEYLLVFAKEQYGRAAKGVSDIGRDEFMNSTLSVWEIAPESARRVGHPAPFPLALAERVIRLYSYRGDVVLDPFAGSGTTLVAAKRTGRHYVGYDIMPEYVALAESRLNRTTVL, encoded by the coding sequence ATGACGGCGACCCCACAGGGCGGCGTAGCGTTGGCGTTTACGTCGCCGCCGTACAACGTCGGCAAAGAGTACGACGCCGATCTGTCGTTTGACGACTATCGCCAGTTGCTGCGCGATGTGGCCGCCGAGGTGTACCGTGTGTTGATGCCGGGCGGTCGCTATGTGGTCAACGTCGCCAACCTGGGACGTAAGCCTTACATCCCTTTGCACGCGATGATCTGGCAGGACATGCAGGCGACGGGCTGGCTGCCGATGGGTGAGATCATCTGGCGGAAGGCGAAGGGCGCCGGCGGTAGTTGTGCGTGGGGAAGCTGGCGCAGCGCACGCGCCCCGCGCTTGCGCGACGTACATGAATACCTGCTCGTCTTTGCCAAAGAGCAGTACGGGCGCGCCGCCAAAGGCGTGTCGGACATCGGGCGCGACGAGTTTATGAACTCTACGCTGTCAGTCTGGGAGATCGCGCCGGAGTCGGCCAGGCGCGTCGGGCACCCGGCGCCGTTTCCGCTGGCGCTGGCTGAGCGGGTGATTCGGCTCTACAGCTATCGCGGCGATGTCGTGCTTGACCCGTTTGCCGGCAGCGGCACGACCCTGGTCGCCGCCAAGCGCACAGGCCGGCACTACGTCGGCTACGACATCATGCCGGAATATGTGGCGCTGGCAGAAAGTCGCCTCAATCGCACAACTGTGCTATAA
- a CDS encoding DUF2227 family putative metal-binding protein, producing MASGNTHARVAYALQAPITLAGIVVAINYDDAQLGAGLVIGGLVGIIITPDIDHHVVTHEELRFYQVGEVVGVLWQWLWAGYEIVVPHRGISHVPVIGTLTRAIYLAVIARVLLWVAAGIAGDWCVLNACDVQPVTVGALWDIAVIFHRFWLGVLAGWIVQDLGHLLFDLPPLALAGAVGLIVVVVMVIFGA from the coding sequence ATGGCATCGGGCAACACACACGCACGCGTCGCCTACGCACTTCAGGCGCCTATCACGCTGGCTGGCATCGTCGTCGCCATCAACTACGACGATGCGCAGTTGGGCGCCGGTCTCGTCATCGGCGGGCTGGTGGGCATTATCATCACGCCCGACATCGATCACCACGTGGTGACGCACGAAGAACTGCGCTTCTACCAGGTGGGTGAGGTGGTCGGCGTGCTGTGGCAATGGCTGTGGGCAGGATACGAGATCGTTGTGCCTCACCGTGGCATCTCCCACGTGCCCGTCATCGGCACACTGACGCGGGCGATCTATCTGGCGGTGATTGCGCGGGTGCTGCTGTGGGTGGCGGCGGGCATCGCCGGCGACTGGTGCGTGCTGAATGCGTGCGATGTGCAGCCGGTGACTGTCGGCGCACTGTGGGATATAGCGGTGATCTTTCACCGCTTTTGGTTGGGCGTGCTGGCCGGCTGGATCGTGCAGGACTTGGGGCACTTGCTCTTTGACCTGCCGCCGTTGGCGCTGGCCGGCGCGGTTGGGTTGATCGTAGTTGTCGTCATGGTAATTTTTGGCGCGTGA
- the thyX gene encoding FAD-dependent thymidylate synthase, whose amino-acid sequence MVKVMAASKIVLQDRQHAPSDLGVLWQGAGTDSERVIEYAGRLCYASTSRQGTAPGFIQQRIKEGHLDVLEHAWASVLLPADEFDPAFWTKFNRYLEIHSDHPDAHLVSANLRVWRELMENGHAWELTGALASIAPSIFQPLVESLRARQQHVEFEINVPPLPSMPSKRAGDATVTFVMANMPTQNLTYGWSMLHHTVATFLIEGVSRALTHQLVRHRLASVSQESQRYVDLEKGQWQAIVPPAIANNVEAMAEFTEFWSVAKDKYARLRDLGIRKEDARFLLPNATETRLLVTMNLIGWRHFCKLRAVDKAAQWEIRAVGMAILEYLADLSPFFADMLEDAEQ is encoded by the coding sequence ATGGTCAAGGTAATGGCGGCAAGCAAGATCGTTCTCCAGGATCGCCAGCACGCGCCGAGCGACCTGGGCGTGCTGTGGCAGGGCGCCGGCACCGACAGCGAGCGCGTGATCGAGTATGCGGGCCGGCTGTGCTACGCCTCAACGTCGCGTCAGGGCACGGCGCCAGGCTTCATCCAGCAACGCATCAAAGAGGGACACCTCGACGTGCTGGAACATGCGTGGGCGTCAGTGCTGCTGCCGGCGGATGAGTTCGATCCGGCATTTTGGACGAAGTTCAACCGCTACCTGGAAATCCACTCGGATCATCCAGATGCACATCTGGTAAGCGCCAACCTGCGCGTCTGGCGCGAGCTGATGGAGAACGGCCACGCGTGGGAGCTTACGGGCGCGCTGGCGTCGATTGCCCCGTCGATTTTTCAACCGCTGGTCGAAAGCCTCCGTGCGCGCCAGCAGCATGTCGAGTTCGAGATCAACGTGCCGCCATTGCCGTCCATGCCGAGCAAGCGCGCCGGCGACGCCACCGTGACCTTTGTCATGGCAAACATGCCGACGCAGAACCTGACCTATGGCTGGTCGATGCTGCATCACACGGTGGCGACGTTCCTCATCGAAGGCGTCTCGCGTGCCCTGACGCATCAGCTTGTGCGTCATCGTTTGGCGAGCGTCTCGCAGGAGTCACAGCGGTACGTCGATCTGGAGAAGGGGCAGTGGCAAGCAATCGTGCCGCCGGCCATCGCCAACAACGTAGAGGCAATGGCTGAGTTTACGGAGTTTTGGTCTGTCGCCAAAGACAAGTACGCCAGGTTGCGCGACCTGGGTATACGCAAAGAGGATGCCCGCTTCCTGCTACCTAACGCGACCGAAACGCGCTTGTTGGTGACGATGAACCTGATTGGTTGGCGTCACTTCTGTAAGCTGCGTGCGGTGGACAAGGCGGCGCAGTGGGAAATCCGTGCAGTGGGCATGGCGATCCTGGAGTATTTAGCCGATCTTTCACCGTTTTTTGCGGACATGCTGGAGGACGCCGAGCAATGA
- a CDS encoding DUF4326 domain-containing protein has product MREHSVTVVNIKTVGRQSGAIYIGRSMPGITASVLGNPHKAGYCSRCGCTHTREQALELYRDWLRFEYRKGGAVRQELERLADLSETQDLVLACWCKPLSCHGDVVKDAIAGIVKKRTESTG; this is encoded by the coding sequence ATGCGTGAGCATTCTGTCACGGTCGTCAACATCAAGACGGTTGGCCGGCAAAGCGGCGCCATCTACATAGGGCGTTCCATGCCGGGGATTACTGCTTCGGTTCTCGGCAATCCGCATAAGGCAGGGTATTGTTCTCGTTGCGGTTGTACACATACGCGTGAGCAGGCGTTGGAGTTGTATCGGGACTGGTTACGCTTTGAGTACCGAAAAGGAGGGGCTGTGCGCCAAGAACTGGAACGGTTGGCCGATTTGTCTGAAACGCAAGACCTGGTGTTGGCGTGCTGGTGCAAGCCGCTGTCGTGTCACGGCGATGTCGTCAAGGACGCTATCGCCGGCATTGTGAAGAAGCGAACCGAATCGACCGGATAA
- a CDS encoding HD domain-containing protein, producing the protein MSVYETIREEIESAGGRAYMVGGSVRDMLCGHIYKDIDTEVYGMSADALVGVLGRFGEVNTVGASFGVIKLRAGGEEFDFSLPRRDSRVGVGHRGFMVEVDHTMTVSEAARRRDFTINAISVDRAGCIIDPYGGVDDLRARRLRHTSEAFAEDPLRVLRGFQFAGRMRLTVTRPTAALCRSLIREYPTLARERVWGEWEKWASKSETPSLGLEFLVSTGWVALYPEIAAMLRVPQDQEWHPEGSVYLHTKHVVDAAMAIARREGLSAERRATLVFAALCHDMGKPATTQRSETSGRWVAPGHAEAGVEPARRFMESIGAPRAMIEEVAELVAFHMRHIGFTGGRAARRLAATMKATTPYMLGLIMEADHSGRPWTGEFIMPADGAAFVAEMDAAMTAVQPILMGRHLIAVGMRPGPAMGRVLRMVHEAQVEGEVASFDQALAMAMRLAA; encoded by the coding sequence ATGTCCGTCTATGAAACCATCCGAGAAGAAATTGAGAGCGCCGGCGGGCGCGCCTACATGGTTGGCGGCAGCGTGCGCGACATGCTCTGCGGGCATATCTACAAGGACATCGACACCGAGGTGTACGGTATGTCCGCTGACGCCCTGGTGGGCGTCCTGGGGCGCTTTGGCGAGGTCAATACGGTCGGCGCCAGCTTCGGCGTGATCAAGCTGCGCGCCGGCGGCGAGGAGTTCGACTTCAGCCTGCCGCGCCGTGACAGCCGCGTCGGGGTGGGGCACCGCGGCTTTATGGTCGAGGTTGACCACACGATGACGGTCTCGGAAGCGGCCCGCCGTCGCGACTTCACGATCAACGCAATCAGCGTGGATCGTGCCGGTTGCATTATCGACCCCTACGGTGGGGTGGATGATCTGCGGGCGCGCCGGCTGCGCCACACGAGCGAAGCCTTTGCGGAAGACCCGCTGCGCGTGCTGCGGGGTTTTCAGTTCGCCGGGCGGATGCGTCTGACGGTGACGCGCCCCACGGCGGCGCTGTGCCGGTCGCTGATCAGGGAGTATCCCACGCTGGCGCGCGAGCGCGTGTGGGGCGAATGGGAGAAGTGGGCCAGCAAGAGCGAGACGCCGAGCCTGGGGCTGGAATTTCTGGTCTCGACCGGATGGGTAGCTCTGTACCCGGAGATCGCCGCCATGCTGCGCGTGCCGCAAGACCAGGAGTGGCACCCGGAGGGCAGCGTCTACCTGCACACGAAGCACGTGGTAGATGCTGCAATGGCAATCGCACGGCGTGAGGGGCTGAGCGCGGAGCGTCGTGCGACGCTGGTCTTTGCGGCGCTGTGCCACGACATGGGCAAGCCGGCCACGACGCAGCGCAGTGAAACGTCTGGTCGGTGGGTGGCGCCTGGGCACGCCGAAGCGGGCGTCGAGCCGGCACGCCGCTTCATGGAGAGCATCGGTGCGCCGCGTGCGATGATCGAGGAGGTTGCCGAACTGGTCGCCTTCCACATGCGCCACATCGGGTTCACGGGCGGGCGTGCGGCGCGCCGGCTGGCCGCGACGATGAAGGCGACGACGCCCTACATGTTGGGGCTGATCATGGAAGCCGATCACAGCGGCCGCCCCTGGACGGGCGAGTTCATCATGCCGGCGGACGGCGCCGCATTCGTGGCCGAGATGGACGCGGCGATGACGGCGGTGCAGCCTATCCTGATGGGGCGTCACCTGATCGCGGTCGGGATGCGTCCGGGGCCGGCGATGGGGCGGGTGCTGCGCATGGTGCATGAGGCGCAGGTCGAGGGTGAGGTGGCTTCGTTTGATCAGGCGCTGGCGATGGCAATGCGCCTGGCTGCATAA
- a CDS encoding phage portal protein codes for MEYAKGAPAQRKGTNPVLLQIVQGASRTGTSQDSSNLEYYLRLAATAPHFYAAASTVADKVTESADFAVEREVGDRWEVVPNHEFLRVLEHPNEIMTGGLLLNSAAWDMQGLGNSYWFLVTDRPGVGPVREIWPLPALRVTPDPMTLRVSPVTGKLVIDYRYNLGTMTMLPGENVLHIRTANLFDFWRGMSPLSALARTLEMDYNESNWLAGYFGEGNAVPTAIISVPPEVSDEDFDAIKRDIAEQFGAQRRSAITRAGDMSVETIQHSVDDMRILDGMSYNAEAIRAVLRVPAGLRDTSSGESRIAAATALMQDAVLPMLWNMAEWMTLKIIPMYEAHGERLRITVLTEVPQDRAMAVTEYEAFGQDRTVNENRAEQKLEPLKLEGELAQLQALLDKVPTRLVELFLSYMMAKEQAASAASAASEQAGNPLLDAMTGGKPALPMNGKPAGMNGNGRTAIPGPHTTATSTPEQQMQALTFGASKALEGVPAVEHEAALTWLAAGAQSADHSAVLGAYRAVFEGDALKSLYRVGAPGSGRDAWAVWDNQDKAWVRCAPVVGAMVVNRDFVRRQGAEVRA; via the coding sequence ATGGAATACGCCAAAGGCGCGCCGGCGCAGCGCAAGGGCACGAACCCGGTGCTCTTGCAGATCGTACAGGGCGCCAGCCGCACGGGGACATCACAGGACTCCTCCAACCTGGAGTACTACCTGCGTCTGGCAGCCACGGCGCCGCACTTCTACGCCGCTGCCAGCACGGTTGCCGACAAGGTGACGGAATCCGCCGATTTCGCGGTCGAACGTGAGGTTGGGGATCGGTGGGAAGTTGTGCCCAACCACGAATTCCTGCGCGTGCTGGAGCATCCCAACGAGATCATGACGGGCGGGCTACTGCTCAACAGCGCGGCGTGGGACATGCAGGGACTAGGCAACTCCTACTGGTTCCTCGTGACGGATCGCCCCGGCGTCGGCCCGGTGCGCGAGATATGGCCGCTGCCGGCGCTGCGTGTGACGCCTGACCCGATGACGCTGCGCGTGTCGCCTGTTACGGGCAAGTTGGTGATCGACTATCGCTACAACCTGGGCACGATGACCATGCTGCCCGGCGAGAACGTCCTGCATATCCGCACGGCCAACTTATTCGACTTCTGGCGCGGGATGTCGCCGCTGTCGGCGCTGGCGCGCACGCTGGAGATGGACTACAACGAGTCGAACTGGTTGGCCGGCTATTTTGGCGAGGGCAACGCCGTCCCAACGGCGATCATCTCGGTGCCGCCAGAAGTCAGCGACGAGGACTTCGACGCCATCAAGCGCGACATTGCCGAACAGTTTGGCGCACAGCGACGCAGCGCGATCACGCGTGCCGGCGACATGAGCGTCGAGACGATCCAGCACTCGGTCGATGACATGCGCATCCTCGACGGCATGAGCTACAACGCCGAAGCAATCCGCGCCGTGCTGCGCGTGCCGGCGGGATTGCGTGACACGTCGTCGGGCGAAAGCCGCATTGCGGCGGCCACGGCGCTGATGCAAGACGCCGTGCTGCCCATGCTGTGGAACATGGCCGAGTGGATGACGCTCAAGATCATACCGATGTACGAAGCGCACGGCGAGCGGTTGCGCATCACGGTGCTGACCGAAGTGCCGCAAGACCGCGCGATGGCCGTCACCGAGTACGAAGCCTTCGGACAGGATCGCACGGTGAACGAGAACCGCGCCGAGCAAAAGCTGGAGCCGCTGAAGCTGGAAGGCGAGCTTGCGCAGTTGCAGGCGCTGCTCGACAAAGTACCGACGCGCTTGGTCGAACTGTTCCTCTCTTACATGATGGCGAAAGAACAGGCCGCCAGCGCCGCCAGCGCTGCATCTGAGCAAGCCGGCAACCCACTCCTCGACGCGATGACAGGCGGCAAGCCTGCCCTTCCTATGAATGGCAAGCCGGCGGGCATGAACGGCAACGGGCGCACGGCGATTCCTGGGCCGCACACGACCGCCACATCGACGCCGGAACAGCAGATGCAGGCGCTGACCTTTGGGGCAAGCAAGGCACTGGAGGGCGTGCCGGCGGTTGAGCACGAAGCCGCACTGACCTGGTTGGCCGCCGGCGCACAATCCGCCGATCATTCGGCGGTTTTGGGAGCGTATCGGGCGGTCTTCGAGGGCGATGCGCTCAAGTCCCTTTACCGGGTGGGCGCGCCTGGTTCGGGACGGGACGCGTGGGCGGTGTGGGACAACCAGGACAAGGCGTGGGTGCGCTGTGCGCCGGTGGTCGGCGCGATGGTGGTCAATCGAGACTTTGTGCGCCGGCAGGGTGCGGAGGTGCGCGCGTGA
- a CDS encoding winged helix-turn-helix domain-containing protein yields MAILIGAQPGISISELARRMGKPKTTVWGRLPGLEEAGILLAEDDNGGLYLFERQHADYTRQPGVQS; encoded by the coding sequence ATGGCAATACTGATCGGCGCACAACCGGGAATCTCGATCAGTGAGTTGGCGCGACGGATGGGCAAACCCAAGACAACCGTGTGGGGGCGTCTACCCGGTCTCGAAGAAGCCGGCATTCTGTTAGCGGAAGATGACAACGGGGGACTCTACCTGTTCGAGAGACAACATGCAGATTATACTCGACAACCAGGCGTACAAAGCTGA